GGCGGGCGGGGAGATGTCCTTCCGGGCCCTGCGGAACTCGCCCCCTCATGATAAGTGTCCTTGCGCTATTCCTAAAGTTTCGCTGCGCCCCCATCCATTTCGCCTTTCCCTAGACCTTAAGGTTGGCTCAGACAGTCCTCGGTCCCTCCAGGACATCTCCCCGCCCGCCCCAAGAATTTTATCCATTATAAGTGTTCTAGTGGATCCCTGTATTGATCCCGTTGCGGGAGATGCTTCCTAATTGCGAGCGAACCACACAGCAAAGATCAGGGCCGCAAAGGCGAGACGGTAAATCACGTAAACCCGGTACGAATAACGCTGCAGAAAATACAGCATGTACTTGATCGCCAGGTAACCGACTACCGCGCTGACCACGATGCCCACCACCGTGTTGAGATCGAGATGGGCGTGGAAGAGATCCTTTAGCTTCAAGATCGCCGCGCCGGCCGTGATGGGGGTGCTGAGGAGAAATGAGAATCTCGCCGCCGTGGGACGATCCATGCCCAAGATCATCCCCGTCGTAATCGTCACGCCCGAACGACTGGTGCCGGGTACCAAGGCCAGGGCCTGGGAAACGCCCACGATCAGGCTGTCCTTCAGCGTCACCTTCTCGAGGTTCTTGGTCTTTTTGCCGAAACGATCCACGATTCCGAGCAGGATGCCCATCACCGCCATCATCACGCCCACCAAGAGCGGGCCGCGCAGGATCGTCTCGGCGTAGTCCTCGATCAAATACCCGATCGCCGCGCCGGGGATCGTCGCCAGGATCAAATACCAAATCAGCCGCTCCTCGAAGTCGTATTGCGCGGGACGCTTCTTGAGCGAGCGAAACCAGGCCTTCGTGAGGTTGATCCAGTCCTTGTAGAAAAATCCGAGTAGGGCGGCCAGCGTCCCGATGTGCAGGGCGACGTCGAAGGTCAGGCCGGGGTCGGGAAAATTCAGCAGCCACGGCATGATGACCAGATGCGCGGAACTGGATATTGGCAAAAACTCGCCCAGCCCCTGAACGATGCCGAGGATCACGGCGTGCAACAGGGTCATGGCGCGTCCTTCCGGATCTCGAATTCGCGCGAGAGGATGATCTCGGGCATTTT
The nucleotide sequence above comes from Deltaproteobacteria bacterium PRO3. Encoded proteins:
- the uppP gene encoding undecaprenyl-diphosphatase UppP, producing the protein MTLLHAVILGIVQGLGEFLPISSSAHLVIMPWLLNFPDPGLTFDVALHIGTLAALLGFFYKDWINLTKAWFRSLKKRPAQYDFEERLIWYLILATIPGAAIGYLIEDYAETILRGPLLVGVMMAVMGILLGIVDRFGKKTKNLEKVTLKDSLIVGVSQALALVPGTSRSGVTITTGMILGMDRPTAARFSFLLSTPITAGAAILKLKDLFHAHLDLNTVVGIVVSAVVGYLAIKYMLYFLQRYSYRVYVIYRLAFAALIFAVWFARN